The window TTTTCCAAAAGCTTATCATTGGTCATCGTTGTAGGATAAGTTAAATCCGGTTCGGCACTAATTTTTACAGCTTCCGTAGAGATATTTTTCACCAGGAAGACCAAGATAATAGTTAATTCATCCAGCAAAGAAGTAATGGATAATCCTCTTGCATCTTCAAACTTTCTGCGAACCTTACGCTGGCTCTTATCAGAAGATTTTATTTTATCTACTATTTGCATAAGTGCCTCCCTTAATAATACTGAACTTTTGGTGCAGTATAATGAACCTGAGTAAAGCCATTATTCTTGCAGATATCAATTGTTTTCATCAGGTCTCCGTAGAGAACATCAGGATAAGCAAGGACAGTGATATCACTAAGAGTTCCTCTGCGGTTTCTAATTTCCTTCAGAGAGGTGTCCAGGGATACATAATCATAATATTCATTAATAGCAGGGATATTCTTGGGTTTTTCACCCGGCTCGCGGATTTCCATACCTAATGAAGTATTATTCTTTTGAGCATATTCTACCCCGAAGATATGGACTTCAACTTTTTCGGTTGCAGGTCCGCCTTTACCTCCGCCACCTCCTTGACCAGAACTAATACCGCTATCCCCTTGCGAGAAATTCAGCGCCAAAAGTGCGATCTGTGAAATAGCCACCATCATCAATAACATCGGAATGATGGTTAAAAACAGATTCATAATCGGCACCAGGTTTGGTTCCTGGGGCACGGTTTGCGACTTTTGTTGGCGCATTGCGGATGGTCTGTATTGTCCCATAATTTAATCCTTGATGGCGTTGTTTATGGTATTGATCAATTTAACACTGAACTCGTCTATATTGCTTATAATACTGTTTGCTCTGGATAGCAGCCAGCCCTTAATTATGGTTAACGGGATAGCAGCCAGCAAACCCAGAGCGGTTGTTCCGATTGCTTTTTTAATACCATCCGTAAGAGCAACTTGCTGTGCGGCACCTGTTAAACCTGCCAATCCGGCAAACGCTTCCAACAAACCCCAAATTGTTCCTAAAAGTCCAAGATAGGTAGCTACCTGAGCTAAAGTATCAAACCAGAATAAGCCGCTATCCAGTTTATACACTGTTTGGAGAACTGCCTCTTCCAGAGAGTTTTGAACTGAAGCTCTAAGATCGGCTCCTGACTGTCCGCTTTTCCTGGCATCTTTAAAAACCATTAACGCGCTCCAGAAAATAAAGCCCATAGTAGTTCCCTTATAACTTTCAGCTATTTTTGTTGCTTCTTCCAGTTGGTCATTTTTAATGTAATTGCGTAATTTCAAATAGAAACCGCCGGCATCTATTTTCTCTTTACGATAAAGCTGATTCCAGCGAACAATTGCATATACAACACCAATAACAAAAACAAGAAGGATAGCATAAGCCCATTGCCCGCTATCAATAAAAACTTGGGTGATACTATAACCCTGCGATTTTGGTGCAGCAGGAGCTGCGGTTTCTGCTGCGGTTTGAGCAAATAGACCAACACACATAATCAGTGAGATGATCACCAGGACGATATTTTTTACTTTCATTTTGACTCCTTCAGCCATTTATTTAATAGTTTGTCACTCTGTTCACGGATATCTTGAATCGTAAAAGAGAATTTGTATTCTCCTGCTTTCTGATAAGTATCGGTTTTATCTTGAAAGACACCAGTGGGAGGAATTAAAGCTTTTATTTCAATTTCCCATTCTTCCTGTTCCACATATTTAACGGCATTTTCAAAACCTTTAACAGGTTGCTGAGGTTGAGTTTGGGTTCTTGCTGGAGCTGCCTGAGCATAAATAATACCTGTAAAAATTAGCAGCGCGATGGTAATGATAATCAATTTCTTCATCTAATATCTCCTTTTCCAGCTTTAATAATTTTTACCGTTGCAATAAAGCCACGGTAGTTGGAATTATTAGTTACTACAAAGCGAAGGGTATTTTTACCCGTAGTAACCATTGTAGGATTTATTGTAACTGCAACGGCTGTTACCTCAAAAGGTTCAGTTACAATATCAGGGCTGACATCAGTTGTTAATTCCTGACCGTTTAGATAGATAGAAGCAAAATCAGGGGCTACGAAACTGATCTGTCCCTCCCGGAATTCAGTATCCAGGTAAAAATCTGTCTCCAAGATAACACTGCTTAAAGGTGTTGTTTCGGGAGCCCAAATCGGTTTAGCATAATTTCCTTCCAGCCCTGCAATTTTATCCAAAGCCATACCAAAATTGCTGGTTATTGTTGCAGGCATAGTTGTTTCGGTTCCGGTTTCAGGATTAACGGTTACAATTCTCCAGGTAGGATCAGTGTAAAGCATCACTGTTTCCGGAGGAATGGAGGCAGCTATTTTCTGGCGGTCAGTAAAGACCTGCAAAGTCAGATATAAGTTTTGCTGTCCGGAACTGCTATTCGGAACGGTCAATTCTATTAGGTTTTGTCCTTCAGCCCATGCAGTTGAAGGCAGTAAATAAGCGTAACGGGTAGTAGTTCCAGGTTGATTAACATCCAAGGTATCAGTAGGGACTACACCTGGCTCTAAATCCGTGCCATTCAACCGTATTTTCACATCATAAGGATAAACAAGGTGCAGCAAAGCAAATTCAGGCAGGAGTTTGGCATTAATTGTGCGGTTCAAATTCAGTTCTTTACCTGCTGGAAGTTGCATACAGCCCAAACGAATACCTTTGGGCGAAGTGATGCTGCTAACCGGTAATCTACTTTCATTCTGATCTATCTTTTGCGTCCAGTCAGAAGAGAGAATGTATTCATCAATTTTATAATCCGGCACTAAATTCCATTCCTGCAGTTTGGCAAAGCTCTGTTGCGTATAATAATCGGTGTAACCAGCCATCTGATAAAAGTTATAGATGTTCAAATGAGTAGTATATTCCAAGTTAAGCAGATCATTACTTTGTTCATTACTGATCCAGGCAATAAAAGCATCTAAACCATCCGCATACTGTTGACGAACAGCTTCTGCTTCAAAAGCGGTGCGGACATAAACCCCAATTTGAGTATTTATAACAGTAACTCCCTTATCATAGATGCGGGCAATTAAATTCAAAGCATGTAAACGGCGGTAGTTTTCTAAATCTATCTTTTCTTTATCCGCATTGGCAAGAAGTTTATTCACTTTAGCTACTTCAGCTTTAACAGATGCCTTAAAATTGGGAATGCGACGATAGGAACCTCCAATCAAGTGATTATTCCAAGTAGTGCTTTGATTAACCTTTAGTAAAGTTCCAGGTGAAGCAGTGAGCAAGGTTCCATGCTCTATAGCATTAAGCTGGTTATCATAGTTTTTCAGGAAAGTAATTCGCTTCTGCAGGTTATTATATTCTTCTTCCACGGCAGCAAAATAGGCATAATTTACGGAAGATTTGAATTCCTCAGTTTCAAAATTCAAGCCATCTTTTTTATATGCTGTTTCCACGCGCTTATATTCATCGCGGTATTTAAAGGCATCAGGATAATTTTTATTTTTATAGGCATTATCAAATTTATCCATCAGTTTTTTCAGTTTAGCATTGGCAATCCACTGATAGTATGCGCTTTTGGTTCTATCTTTTTGGTGAATTTCTTTTGCTAATTGTTCATACTTCAGTGTATCTCCCTTATCCAAATAATAGTCCGCCATTAGCTGCATATAAGGTATTACATTAGTATGTTTAGGATAAGTTGCTATAACTAAGTTATAGGTTTCAATTTCTTTATCCCGGTTGCGGGCATCGCGGTAATTATCTGCCGCTTTGGTTAAAAGATAATCCGGAGTAATCTCACCGGTATTAATATTTTTATTTTTAACTTCTTCATAGAGGGCAAGATATGCTTCTGCAGCAGCATTCTTCTGCGTAACATTTTTTTCCATTTCTTCAATTCTTGCTAAACGCAGTTTAAATGCCTGATTGCTGCTTGGGTATTTAGAAATGAAGCTATCCAGAATAGTATTGGCATATTCCGGATTATTCATTGCAGTATCAGCATTGGCAATTTCATAAGCCCGATAATAATAATAGTAGATATTATCTATATCTGTGCCTGAACCGGCAAGTTCCAGCAGAATATCTATTGCTTTTTGATATTCCTTTGCCTTGAGATATGCTTCCTGGGCTCCCATTTTATAACCTGTAATGCGTTTGGTTTCTGCAGGTTTCATTTCTGTAGCCAGACGCAAACGTTCACTGGCAGCTAAAGAATAGTTACCGGCTCTTTCAGC is drawn from Candidatus Cloacimonas sp. and contains these coding sequences:
- a CDS encoding MotA/TolQ/ExbB proton channel family protein; translation: MKVKNIVLVIISLIMCVGLFAQTAAETAAPAAPKSQGYSITQVFIDSGQWAYAILLVFVIGVVYAIVRWNQLYRKEKIDAGGFYLKLRNYIKNDQLEEATKIAESYKGTTMGFIFWSALMVFKDARKSGQSGADLRASVQNSLEEAVLQTVYKLDSGLFWFDTLAQVATYLGLLGTIWGLLEAFAGLAGLTGAAQQVALTDGIKKAIGTTALGLLAAIPLTIIKGWLLSRANSIISNIDEFSVKLINTINNAIKD
- a CDS encoding biopolymer transporter ExbD, with translation MGQYRPSAMRQQKSQTVPQEPNLVPIMNLFLTIIPMLLMMVAISQIALLALNFSQGDSGISSGQGGGGGKGGPATEKVEVHIFGVEYAQKNNTSLGMEIREPGEKPKNIPAINEYYDYVSLDTSLKEIRNRRGTLSDITVLAYPDVLYGDLMKTIDICKNNGFTQVHYTAPKVQYY